One genomic window of Halovivax cerinus includes the following:
- a CDS encoding alkaline phosphatase family protein, translating to MSGSTAGTGRAFVLGLDGVPWRFIDRWTDDGTLPNFARLRAEGAAGPLESTRPPTTPLAWPSIATGVWPDKHGIYGFQKLSPEYTHRMYTSQDVRQPSLWHQLSPAIVGNVPLTYPPDEIDGSIVSGMMTPSTDATFTHPPELAEEIAAEIPSYRISLDYPSYADDLDAFEAAVGDVLDDRRAALDLLLDRTPDWRLCFFVFTAPDRFQHLVWDEERLRAHYRELDEVLGGVMEYVDECGADLYVVSDHGFGEIASLVYVNHFLEEAGYLTRREDEGTRGALSRLGITRDRVTSMLETVGISEQRLATALPRGLVDSVAESIPGDHALYDVDYAHTTAFVHDAGNVYVNDTDRFAHGTVEPRAVPALKSDLTDLFESVTDPDSEEPILRVFDGDELFPTDDSAPDLVVNGRSGYETRNAITDEPFGETGSTVASHESTGIMLCRGEAMDAGATLRGARVVDVAPTILHALDEPVPASADGRVLFDAFDRGSQPASTKVRRHDVSAPETDGSVDDDFSDVETRLRGLGYME from the coding sequence ATGTCAGGCTCGACAGCAGGGACCGGACGAGCGTTCGTTCTCGGTCTCGACGGCGTCCCATGGCGGTTTATCGATCGGTGGACCGACGACGGTACGCTCCCGAACTTCGCCCGCCTTCGGGCCGAAGGGGCGGCCGGCCCACTCGAGAGTACGCGACCACCGACGACGCCGCTCGCGTGGCCCTCGATCGCGACCGGCGTGTGGCCGGACAAACACGGAATATATGGCTTCCAGAAGCTCTCTCCGGAGTACACGCACCGCATGTACACCAGCCAGGACGTCAGACAACCGTCACTCTGGCACCAGCTCTCGCCCGCCATCGTCGGGAACGTCCCCCTGACGTACCCACCGGACGAGATCGACGGCTCCATCGTCTCCGGGATGATGACCCCGTCGACCGACGCCACGTTCACGCACCCGCCCGAACTCGCCGAAGAGATCGCAGCGGAGATCCCGTCGTATCGGATCAGCCTCGACTATCCGTCGTACGCGGACGACCTCGACGCGTTCGAGGCAGCCGTCGGCGACGTGCTGGACGATCGACGCGCGGCGCTCGACCTGCTGCTGGATCGAACCCCGGACTGGCGCCTTTGCTTCTTCGTCTTCACCGCACCGGATCGATTTCAACACCTCGTCTGGGACGAAGAGCGGCTCAGAGCGCACTACCGGGAGCTCGACGAGGTTCTGGGCGGTGTGATGGAGTACGTAGACGAGTGTGGCGCCGACCTCTACGTCGTGTCGGACCACGGCTTCGGCGAGATAGCATCGCTCGTCTACGTGAATCACTTCCTCGAGGAGGCAGGCTACCTCACCAGACGGGAAGACGAGGGTACGAGAGGGGCCCTCTCCAGGCTCGGTATCACCAGAGATCGGGTGACATCCATGCTCGAGACGGTCGGCATCTCTGAGCAACGACTGGCGACAGCGCTCCCCAGAGGACTCGTCGACTCGGTCGCCGAGTCGATCCCCGGGGATCACGCCCTCTACGACGTCGACTACGCGCACACGACGGCGTTCGTGCACGACGCCGGAAACGTGTACGTCAACGACACCGACCGGTTCGCGCACGGAACGGTCGAACCGCGAGCTGTCCCCGCGCTCAAGTCGGACCTGACCGACCTCTTCGAGTCCGTGACCGACCCCGACTCGGAGGAACCGATACTCCGCGTGTTCGACGGCGATGAACTCTTCCCGACGGACGATAGCGCTCCCGATCTCGTGGTGAACGGACGCTCCGGATACGAGACGCGTAACGCCATCACCGACGAACCCTTCGGCGAGACGGGTTCCACTGTGGCCAGTCACGAGAGCACCGGGATCATGTTGTGCCGTGGCGAGGCGATGGACGCAGGCGCGACGCTTCGCGGCGCTCGCGTGGTCGACGTCGCACCGACGATCCTCCACGCTCTCGACGAACCGGTCCCGGCGAGCGCCGACGGGCGCGTCCTCTTCGACGCGTTCGATCGAGGCTCGCAGCCGGCGAGCACCAAAGTCCGTCGACACGACGTCTCCGCACCCGAGACCGACGGTTCCGTCGACGACGATTTCTCCGACGTCGAGACCCGACTCAGGGGTCTCGGGTACATGGAGTAG
- a CDS encoding polysaccharide deacetylase family protein, giving the protein MGSIVISIDAELGWGFHDLRRVPAGRVENARWGWESTHELLDRYDVPATWAVVGHLLLEECDGRHLDHPTPPGWFERERTVWADRPDLRFAPDLVDRIVDSSVEHELAAHSFSHVLFGDDETTPAIARAECRRSKAVAAEWGLDFDSFVFPRNDVGHRDALAETGFSVYRGRTSLPEGASSVLSTLARDESLLVEPQLDRHGLVDVPASVFLFGFEGAIRRAAQRIWSDPMVELARRGIDQAAASDGLFHLWLHPNNLTTPADVDRLERVLEHVTHRRADGQLRVETMRTVGERVRSAHSPVVDGDQTRSRSVQRL; this is encoded by the coding sequence GTGGGTAGCATCGTCATCTCTATCGACGCGGAACTCGGCTGGGGTTTTCACGACCTCCGTCGCGTCCCGGCGGGACGCGTCGAGAACGCTCGCTGGGGCTGGGAGTCGACGCACGAGCTGTTGGACCGATACGACGTGCCAGCCACCTGGGCCGTGGTCGGTCACCTGCTCCTGGAGGAGTGCGACGGCCGGCACCTGGATCACCCGACGCCGCCCGGCTGGTTCGAGCGGGAGCGGACGGTCTGGGCCGACCGTCCGGATCTCAGATTCGCACCCGACCTCGTCGACCGGATCGTCGACTCGTCGGTCGAGCACGAACTGGCCGCACACTCGTTCTCACACGTCCTGTTCGGCGACGACGAAACGACGCCGGCGATCGCCCGGGCGGAGTGTCGCCGCTCGAAGGCCGTCGCAGCGGAGTGGGGGCTCGATTTCGACTCGTTCGTCTTTCCCCGAAACGACGTCGGCCATCGAGACGCCCTCGCCGAAACCGGGTTCTCCGTCTACCGCGGCCGCACGTCGCTTCCGGAGGGTGCCTCGAGCGTCCTCTCGACGCTCGCACGGGACGAATCCCTACTCGTCGAACCGCAACTCGACCGTCACGGACTCGTCGACGTTCCGGCATCCGTCTTCCTCTTCGGTTTCGAGGGAGCGATCAGGCGCGCTGCACAGCGTATCTGGAGCGATCCGATGGTCGAACTCGCACGACGAGGGATCGATCAGGCCGCCGCCAGCGATGGGCTGTTCCACCTCTGGTTGCACCCGAACAATCTCACGACGCCCGCCGACGTCGACCGACTCGAGCGTGTCCTCGAACACGTCACTCACCGACGAGCAGACGGCCAGCTCAGGGTCGAGACGATGCGAACGGTCGGCGAGCGTGTTCGGTCTGCGCACTCGCCCGTCGTGGACGGCGATCAGACCCGTTCGCGGTCGGTCCAGCGACTGTGA